The nucleotide sequence TAATTTCAACTCTATTAATTCATGATGTAATTTATGatattgtatttgtaattgaTTAATACGACATTCCATGAGAATATCATTTTGTCGACGTTTTTCACGTGACCGTTTGGCTGCTTCATCACTTATACGCCGACAtcctcaatatttatcgtcttTTTTAGAATGTGGTATAAATTTACAATGTTTACGATCACGTCCTACAGAATTCAATAGActattatttattgatgatGAATGAAGACTGATTTGTTGTAATGTTACTGGTATCGGTGTTAAGGTTGTTGATGACGATGAAGACATGTTTCGGTGTTTAGTTAGATGGTATATTCCAGTTCTAGTTAAAAATCTTAGCATGAGTGTGTCAAATGATACctgatattatttttatttgattgtaaTCACTTACCGACATGTCGGATATTTGAAGTCTTGATTTTGTGTTCACCTTGTATTTCCCAAAAAGGCctttattcagatgtttataTGGTTGATAGGCGGATTTTCAGCTCGCTATCACAGCTGATTTAACGTTGATATTTAACAGAAATCACCTTTATAGTTTAGCTACAGGCATTTTAATATCTTCTCAATTAAAATACTTTGTGTGTTTTAAATGTACAAATGATAATGTTGCAAATAATATCCAATACTTCAGTTTTGTATCTCTTTGCTCAGAAAGGTACATCTTACTACAGTCAACGAAACTCATGTTTCATCACGGACCTCACAACCATACTATACAACATTATTGTCAATAAAGTTATAAGCATTTTTAAACCACAAATCAATCCATTATCAAACAGAGTCAAGTTCGgcattatattatattatattaaaatttgTTCAGAGTTTCCGGGCATTATTAAATTCAATAGTTTACGTCATCACATTTATTAGGCATTCAATGAAAATCAGTAAGCAGCAAAAAATAGTTAATCAGATGTACATGATCCAGTTAGTTATTCTCcatttattttttgtaaaatataaaatgagATTAAACAATGATGAATCATTTGAGTCATTTGAGGCTTAACATTCGATCGTTCTTATGAGATTTACAGTTGGatatataataaatcaataaattatacaaATGTTTAAATGTAGTAATTATAACTATAGTTGACATGGCTACATTAAAGTAGTAACTAACTTCTATCCTGCTTGCGAAAAAGAAGTAATTGCTATCCTTATTGTCGTTAATTTGCTTCAATGACCAAACTACCTTGTCTTACAgatcaatttttttatttactattaTATATCCAACTATGAAATTCATATGAACGATCGAATGTTAGGCCTCTTGATACTCAAATGACTCATCATTGTTTCATCTCATTTTATATTTCACAAAAATTAAATGGAGGTTAACTAACTGTATCATGTACATCTGATTAGCTATTTATTGCTTTGGGAAGTGTCTTGCGACGTAGTTCGGTGCTTTCATcaatgtgttattattattattattattattattattattcacaaacatcttatgggtacataggtgttgtgaagaaaccatttcgggtttcctCAAacatgcaataatacacaagtttcaataatgttaggattatatttgccatatttggAAAAcagaataatgatgatgataataataataataggataataataaatcaggttctgtgtaattgagaggAATATTGAATGGAGTTGAAAGAAGGAAAAGGAGAAAATGAGGCAagagaaataaaggagacgtgaaatacgcaaatcGTTTAAtaagcgtgtttatgaacacagaacaagaataaacgactatgtatgtaTCGTCAAATTGGTAACaagaattaaaataaaaaataattaagaaaaaataacttataattgcagtaagTTATGACACTAGAATAtgaatgtttgtgcagtcatagtttggagtgatgctataAAAGTCTCAATTattaagtgaaaaggataacCAATTATCAATGTGTATGAGTCATAGTGAAGATGCATAGTGAAGATGAAACGAGTTTGACAAGTtaaatgtaacacaagttattgtcttaatgaGAAACCTCGCaaacttaagaataatatttatttagaagggAAAAGAGAGAGGGAAAAGAAATGAACATTTAGTGAAAGGGTtcaatcatgataataatcataataatcgtGTAATGCATATCAACCTCTGAAGTAAACCatcaattaagaaaaaaaaacaactttttaatgcactcggataaataccatgtagatttatgtaatcGTATACAGAGTGAagccggatattagtataaacagtttgagtaataataataatgattaagaATGATGCTATAAAATTCACAATTAGTTCCAAAGGATAATCAAATATCAATTactgtgttatatatatatatatggtgaagataaaacgaatcAGAGAAGTAGATTTATTGAAGTGTAACATAAgataatttgttattatttataaactttGGATGTTTACGAATAAAATATGTTTAGGAGGAATAGTAGAGATGAAGAGAATATCTTATGTGTCGAGGgaccaataatgatattaataacggtaataaatataaatacgaacataagcagacttcatatattaagatgaatagaaataaaataaaatagacgttgAAAGTTTCAAAGGTTACACTTTGCTTTTCAGTCAATTAG is from Schistosoma haematobium chromosome 6, whole genome shotgun sequence and encodes:
- a CDS encoding hypothetical protein (EggNog:ENOG410WIKS~COG:K), which gives rise to MSSSSSTTLTPIPVTLQQISLHSSSINNSLLNSVGRDRCRRISDEAAKRSREKRRQNDILMECRINQLQIQYHKLHHELIELKLRFNIPLNDEDKKFMENHSSTLDDTQYNVYNGHHGHQHHNNSDGELRLSEMNCHMMSKTKSRND